The stretch of DNA CCGGTGTTGATGTCGCCCAGCACTACCAGAAGTCCCGCTTCCAGGACCATGCAAGTGACGGCTATGGCTCCGGGTACGAGCGAGGCGGCATTACTCAAGCTCCTCGAGAGCGGATCTTCGAGTGGATGTCACAAATTCCAGATGGAGAAGCCGGAGATCCCAATAAGCAGGAGCTGGTGCCGAGACCAGAAATTGATGATTGGAATTATGAAGATATTGCTATCAATGAAAGCCGCAGCGTGATAGACGATGATCCGGGACGGCAGAAGATTGACAGTTGGTCAAGAGCGTGCGGTCGTGGTGGACGTTGAGCGATCTGGATTTTGGGCAATATGGCCTGTTGGGTGATGTGGGTGGTGTCATGGCTGGAAAGCCTTGTTGTTCTTGTTATGTTTCGACCATTCTGGTCATATCCTGCTAGTTTAGCGACATGTATCTTGGTATTTTCCAATGTTGGCATTATAATATACTCAATCGAAAGGCATGTTCAACTGTTCAAAGAAACCTGTTGAGTCTTTGATGGTCGGCTTCGGCGCGACGTTTGTTCCGTGTTGCCTGAGGCACCCAAGACGCGCCAACAGTGACAGCACGTCTGCTCTTCCACTTCCAAACAGTGCAATACGCGCCCAAATGGCAATATCGAAACGTACTCCAGCGCTACGGAGCCTCAATTCGCGAGATTGACGTTCCAATGCTCTCCATAAGCCTCCGTTGTGCTCCTTGCCGAAGACATCTTTGCGGTCCTTCCATCGTGAACGCTGTTGACACGAAAGCGCCATTGGAAGGACGATTCCTTCCCCCGTAAGTTGAGCAGCTGCATGTTGCGAGTGTATcgtgcctgctgctgcctcgacATGCCCTCGATCGCTTCCGTtacctccacctcccatTCTGCATACAACACGACTCATCTCATACAGATCTCTCATCCTCACAACCTTTGTGCATCCTTTGAGCGCCTATCCTTCTTGACACTGGCACAGCAGATATCTCCTGCTGGCTCTGGTGCTTTCTCTGACCTTCAAGCATCGACCATTGGCACATCCTGCTGAACAGCCATCCCTCTCCACGACGATTCGCACGCACAACTCGAGACAGTCGCTTCCTCAGATCGGAATCGCATCGTCATGAAGGCCCTTCGACACCTACTCGCCTCCATCTCTACCCTCCAGCTCGCACTCGCAGTCACACCTGCCACTGAGGGGAATGGTTTGCCGCAATGGCTGGCCAAGCTTCCGGACAGCAAGTCCGTGACGGGCAATGTCACGGTCTCGCAGGGACCTGGCGGAAATGGTGTCAGTGTACAGGCATATTTCCTGGGCTTGCCAACAGAAGGAGGACCCTTTCGTGAGTGGCCTACAAGATGCTGGCAAGAGAGCAGGAAATCTTACAAACTTCTAGTCTATCACATCCACGAGAAGCCGATTGGGCCTGACTGGAACTGCTCCGCTGCTGGCCCGCACTTGAGTCCATACACAAGCGACTATCCGTGCACGAACACCACTCACCCTGAAACTTGTGAAGCGGGCGATCTGTCGGGCAAGCATGGGAATTTCACAGGCCCCAACTTCACAGCCAGGTTGGTGCGTCGAACCTTGTGCAGGAGAAAAGAGCTGACTTTCAACAAGCTACCTTGAGAACTACGTCTCGAACAACGACGCGCCAGGCTGCGGTCAGTGCATGACTAATCGGAGTCTTGTTGTACATTTCGCGAATCAAACGGCGATCGCATGTGCAAACTTTACACTGATTGGTATGCATTCCTTTCCCCCACAAGGCTAGcagtcctcgtcttcgaccGGCTCTGGATCTGGAACCGGGAATGGTGGAAGCTCTGGCCAAGGTTCTGGGAATGGCCAAACTACCTCAGCTTTCCCTGGATCAAGTTGCAGGCGCGGATCGGGCTGCTCGCACAGCAGTGCATCATCGGATTCGAAATCAGTTGCCACAGTGTCGAGTCCCATCGCGAACGCCAGCAAAGTGCCAGGGCTTGCTGTCACGACCATTAGCTTGACAGTGGTGGACACGATCACTCTTCTTTCAAAGCAAAGTTCAGTGACGACAAGAAGCTCACAGGCAACAGGTACATCAGGCTCCTCATCAGCAGCCCTCCCTGCTGCAGCGCCGCCAGCGAACATCAACACGATCACGATCACAGCGTCCGAGCCGTATGTCCAGACTATCACTGTCTCTGGCGATGGTGGTTCTGGCCCGGCACCAAAAGCCTCTTCGAGCAGCTCCACTGCTAGCGCCAACGCGAACGTGAACACAGTCACGGTCACAGTAGTCGGCCAACCCGTCCACACTGTCACCACCCATGACAGCAAGACCCCTCTCGTGGCCCCTGCCGCATCGACACATCGCACATCTGCGAGTACGAGctacatcaacaacaccgTCACCGTCACGGCTGTCGCTCAAACTACGCAAACTGTGACCGCTAGCGACACCTTCGCACCTCTTCCAGTCTTCAGCACTCTCGCCGGAAATGCCTCGGCCGGCACGGCTACGACCACTGTCACTGTTTAGGGAAATGGCAGCACTACCAGCTATGCGAAGACTGCCACTGTAACTGGCCCCATGCAAAATTTGACCTACCTCACGCCGTCAAGCACTCCGAGCTATGGCGCAACGGTCTTTGTTACAGTAAACAGCACTGCAGGCGGCCCAACTCTCACCAGGACAATCACCGCGAATTCCACAAGTCCAAGTGGAGCCACGCTCACGGTCACTGTCCCGGGAAACGGTACGCAAATCATCACACCCAGTGCTCAGCCCAACATCAGCTACATTGCCACTCTGACAGTGACCGGGCCCCAAGTCACCGTCACCGCGAGTCAGCCTGTCTTGTCGACCACTACTTCCGTCTGGAATCAGACCGTTACTTCGGTGATACCATTCGCGACTACCGTTCCAATCGTTCAGACAGTCCCTATGGTCGTCACAGTTTTGTCAGGATCCACAGGCACTTCAACCATCACCGCTGTCAATCCCGGCGTGACGACCATCACACAGTCCAACGGTATTCCGATCGGGCCGAGCACCACAACTTTGTCTGGTACTCCTTCAGCGATTAATCCAGTCATCACCTCTCCTGCGGTCATCACAACCACAATCCCGGCGACAACGTATGTCACCACTGCTGTTGGGACCTTTCCCTTTGTTCGTATTGTGGTCTCGCCGAGTCCAGGAACAACAGTCACGAATACGCTTGGCCAGCCTGGGACCGTGACGACTCCAATTGTCACCGTTGTCGTCTCTGATGCGCCACACGGGGTAGTCACGAGTACACTTTCTCAGCCTGCTCCATCGACGCCTTCCGTTGTTACAGTGGTCGTCTCTTCGGTACCGGATTCCACCATCACAATGGTATCGACAACTTTACAGCCCACGACCACGATCGCTACCGTGACAAAGCCAGCATCCGTGGTGACGGTCACCAACGCCGGGCCTCTTGGAATTGTGACGACCATCTTGCCGAATGGAGTCGCTACTACTTTGGTGAACACGTTGAACAACGCTCCTGCGCAAGTCGTGAGCATTCTACCCAACGGTGTTGGAACGACGATTGTCAATGCGCCCGCACAAGtcaccaacatcatcaagacCAATCCGCTCGGAAAAGTTACGAACGGGTTGCTTCGTAAGTTTTACACTTCATAAAGACACTGATTCTTCGCCATAAGCATCATCTCTGTTGCGCAAGAATGCTAACATCATCACAGCCGCCAAGACGAGCACCGTCAAAGTCTCAGCGAAGACTTCGAAGATCACACCCCCCAAGACGACAACGATAAAAGCTCCGAAAGCGAAGACCGTCACAGTCAAGGCTCCCAAGGCGAAGACTGTGACTgtgaaagcgaagaagttcGACGACAGTGGCAGTAGCGAGGATCAGGACCAGACTGAAAACAGTGCCACTACCGATGGTCGCAAACATTTGTTCACAATTAGCCAAGATGTAGTCACGGTCACCCAAAGCGTGGTGACTGTGACGGCTGGCGCAGCTCGACCCACTGGTTTCggtgtcgctgctgctgtggtgggTGTTGGCGCGCTTTTGCTGTGAGGTCTCAATTGCATGTATGGATCTTGTGTCGCCGGCGCAGGGGTAATTGCATTTTCAATCGGAAGCATGAGCAGAAGGTGCAGAAACCTAATGAAACCGCTTGCTGAGCTACTCTTTCCAATCAATGCCGTTGTTCTTCCTTGACGCGAAGCATTGTTGGCCGTTTGCTGTTGCCTTCCGGCGCCGTTGCGCGGGCGACGACAGATACTCGCGCGGAAGGAAACAGAAGGTGGCACAACAGTCTCCTTCTTTAAGCACACCTTCGCGCCGTTTCCACTTCACTGACAGCACAAATTCTCTGCAAGACTATCCAAACAACCTTCTTGAACCATCGGCCATTGAAGATCTTGCTCCACAACCGACTTGAAGAAGCACTTCCAACCTCAATCAGCGACTGCTTCGCGCGCGACCCGTTCGCCGACGAGAACAtggctcatcctcatcgtctcccATGGCACGACGAATTCGAGGGCGCTATCATGCGACAGCTGCAACAGGATCTTGCACCAACAATAACCCGCCCTTACTGCCCCGGCTGCACGAAGTCCTTCTCAAAGTTCCACCGCGCCATCACGGTTCCGCGCTGCCCTCACAGCCATCAGATCTGCATCTTGTGCGCTCAAGATTGGTTCTGCACCCACGACGAATGCCCCACATGCGGCTTCGGCACCCTACCACTCTTTGAGCTACGCAATCGAGCTGTGGCTCCAACATTTGGCAGAGAGGATCCATGCACACAGATCTTGGACCGCGAGGCGTACGTCCAAGAACCACCTTTTCACGACCATGAGCTCGCTCGCATTCACCCGCACTCGATGCTCCAGATCTGCTTCACTGATGGGGAGGTCACAAGACGTGGGAGAAAAAATCATCAACGTGCGAACGATAGACGTGCAGCGGGACAACGAGTGCCACCCGAGTTGGTGGAGGAAATTCAAGAGTACGATTTCCATGCTATGCAGTACTTCAGGTTGAGGGACAACAGAGGAGAGCCGGATTGGAGCAGATGGGACGAACGGCAATATCAGGAGAGTTGTAAGTTTCTGAGAGAGATTATAATTCAGCCTGGAACGATCAATTTCCGTGGCCCTCCTCCGCCAGGTTTCCCGGACATGAGGCGGCTGCCAGGTTCGACTGCGACGACTGGTGGAGTCAATCAGCCCAGTGCTCCTGCAGCTGTGGCCCCGGACATGATGCTTCCAAGTCCTGACACGAGCGATACGGAGTTTTAGGGCCCAGAGTGCGGCTACAGGTTCTGGCGTTGTTCTTTGGGGTATTGCTAGATCAGAGCAAATTGTTTGAGCGGGTTTCTTTCTCAGGTAGCGAAAGTAATGATGCATGGCTTCTGTTCTTGTTGAACCTTCACTTCCGAAGAGACTCGTGATAGGTGAGCCATATGAGTGGCTCATCCTCAACATGAAGGTCACGAGCGCCTCCGTATCGAATACAATTAGATGTTTCCTTCTGCGCTCATGTCAACCTGCTCTGCAATCCCTCATGTTCTGGCCCCCTCCAACCGACCCGCCGCAAACACGACTTCCGCGCTGGCAGTTGCCTTCACTTCAACCCTCACCTCCCCAAACGCGCGCGCCCCACCaacgccgccaccgccgtcACCTCTCCTCCCAACTCGGCAGAGTCGGCACCCCAGACACCGCCCCAATTGACGTATAAATTCGTCTTTCAAATTACCACTTTCAACCCGGGTTAGCTCACTTGGTATGAGAGCATTCGCACATTCACAACGTTGCGTCTTCCACTCAAGATTACCACTCATCCACGAATTTCGAAGTTGTTCTGATGTCGATTCAAGTTCCAAACTGATTATGATTCATGCCCCCAATCTCAATGATTGGTGACAGGTGCCAATCTAAGGAGTTCCTCTGACGAGGATCAGTTCTGGCGCAGAGTTCGAGGTGTTAGTAAAGAGTGTAGTTGCTCGGGCCCTTTTTTTTGTCGATTCGGTTCCGTGTTTCTCTTTTTTTTttgggagaaggagagggagagggaggGGGTGAATGTATATATTGTTCTTTTTGGTCATTGCTTTCAACCCGAGTTAGCTCACTGGTTGAGAGCATTCGCACAGTCTACAATGTTGCGTCTTACACTCAAGATTACCACTTCTTGCCTGAGAAACTTCGAAGTTGTTCTGATGTCGATTCAAGTTCCGACCTGATTTGTGACCGTGCAGTCTAAGGAGTTCCTCTGACGAGGATCAGTTCGGCGCAGAGTTCGAGGCGTTGTAAAGAGTGTAGTTGCTCGGGCCCCAATTTTTTTGTCTTTTCATTTTGCAGTTTTGTTgatgaggttgttgttgctgtatGTATGTATTGTATTTTTGCTGTTTCGATTTTTTTGGTTGGAGGAAACGCCAAGGGATTTTAGGGgatggcagcggcggcagtggTGCTGGTTTCTGCACGAGAGCGGTGGAGCCTTCTGGTGGTGCGTCGTTGTTGCATTCATTTGGTGGATATGAACGGTAGTCACGGACCTGGCAGGAAGGAATTGGTGACGAGATGCCCGTGCTTAGAAGTCCCGTCGCCCAACACAACAGTCGTACAGGTAGCTGTTCACTTGATGTTTTGACCACGCACATAATCCAACAACATCTCCTGTTTCCATCACTATTGATCTCGAGGTCACAGGCGCACCATTCAGCAGAGCTAGACCCATATCGTACCAGGAGGGAGTCAGTCGGCGCAGCCTTGCATTTACACAAGACACGGCTCAGCATCACTTGTCGATCAGATGCCTCGAAATGCACGCATCGCCATCGCAACCATGCGCGAACTCCTCCGTTGGCTGCGCCGCAAGTCTGACCAACCTGCACCCCAACCGAGTCCTGCGCCCCAACCAGACCCTGAACCCCGACAGAGTCCTGAACCCCAATTGAGTCCTGAAGCTTTCCTTTGCGACGCTCTCATAGCTGTACCAGCAGTTCTGAACTTACCAGCACCGCAATGCCCCATCTGCCATGGCAAGTTGGAAAAACCCGTCCTACTTCAGTGCGCGGCCGGCCATATGTTCTGCAAACCATGCATCACGAACTGGTTCATACAAGGTTACAACACTTGCCCGAGGGACCAGGAGGAGTTGTTCAACACCGAAAGCAGGACGATTTTCCAGCAAAGCGCATCTTTGACCTTTTACAAAGACCTCCTAAATATGTACGAGCCGTTCCACTTGACGACCTGGGACATGCTTGAAATCGGAGTGAGCGAACAGATTGCCAAGAGCTTCGACACTTTTCGGCAGAAAATCTTGAATGCGGGTGAGCACAGTGTGCGGTACGACTGGTACATGGAGCACCACGTTGCTATCCAACGGCGACTGGATTTACTGCTCTCGCGATTCTAGGAGGATGGGGTCTACACTCTCAGCGAAGGTGAATACGCGGCCTTGCGAGCACTGAGTTGGGATGTCGTGGAGACCTTCGAGAATCGCTCGCGTGCACCAAGAGCCGAGTCCGCGCAGGTAGCTGCGCCTCAGCGAAGACCAGCACGTTTTCCACTGAGATGAGTTCAGTAAAACGAAAGGAGTAGCTCACATGCAAGCTTATGGTCTGCAGTGTTGGACGCACGTGCGTCACTTGAGTCTGCGACGCGGGAAATATCGAGACGGCCGCGCAAGGCCGAAGGATGCTTGTAAGGATCAGCTATCGTTTGACCAGGATGTATAATAGCAGTCGCTTACAGAGAGCCTTTTTTGCCTTTTTGCGTATCGTGTTGTCCTTCACCGCCGGGGCCCACGTGCGCCTTACTCAAAAGTTCGCTCGCGCCTTCACTGGCACAATTGGGTTCGCGACCTCGTCGACGCTATACACGATAGCCGCACCGGGCACACTTTCATATTCGCGCCCACAATCGCAAATCGTGCTGCCACGACACTGCGCGTTCTCTGCTCTCTGCTTCTGGACCAATAATTTCGCCCGAGATTCTCGTTGTCCACCTCATCTCTTTCCCGGAGCCAGACCAGGCACACCACTAAatctctcctctctctccGTCTTGAAATTGATCTGCACCCAATACTGCTTACTATCTGCATCCCACCACGTCCAAtacttctcttctctgcgATCAATATCTCTCGCTTGAATCTTGAAGCCGCATGTCTCGTAGGGTTCCGCCGCAACCAGCAAGTACTGGAAGGCCTTATCCGGAGGATCCTCCACTTTCTGCTCATAGGCGCTCATGAACCGCACTTTGGGCTCAACGCCTTGTGCGATTTCCGGGTATTGTAGGCTGAACAGCAGACCTTCCTGTCTCGTGATGGGATCGCGTGTCTTGGTCACGGAGTAACCGGGTCGGCCAATTTTGACAATGTTCCGCTTTACTTGTACGGCGTTTGCGCCCGTATAGCCCTCCTCGGTCTTCTTTCCCATCTGCGCATCTTTGGCTGCACGTCGCGCGAGATTGGTCTGATGCTTGCGACCTTGGGTGTGAGCGAGATAGGAGCCATCGTTCTGGTGGACGGTCAAACAGAGACGACATTCGAAGGATCCGACGTGGTTTTTGAAGAAGTAGGGATCTTTGTCGAGATCGATGGTTTCGAGAGCGAGTTTTCGGAGACGTTCGCGGCGGTCAGCGTTGACGGCGCTTTGGGAGGcgacaccacctccaccgaaTTTGGAGCCGGCGCGGTTTTGGTAGTCCATGATGAATGCTGTgatgttggtgttggagCTGCAAGTCGGATCGAGAACGAGAACGATCTGGGATGTCGAAAAGTTGCGGCTCTTGCCGGCGTTAACAAGTAGGGTTACCGGAAAAAGCGGGGCGGGGGAGACTTCAAGTGAATCACAACTTCCGcgtttcctcctcctctcctctctctccACTACACGCACAATCACTATTTGCCTTGGTCAGGCTTTACCCTCTGTACACCCTTCGCCTTGCATTCAATTCAGTTCTCCCAGGGCTACGGCCCTCGAGCTACGCGCTCACCCACGTTATTCGCTTCTTTGACTCAATCGTTGTCACACGCCCCTCGGGCCACCGCAACTCCACCCGCGTTCACTCCGCCCTGAAGGAAATCAAGCACTGCACTCCTCAAAATGATGGAGCACGCAGCAATCTTCATTCCTGCCAGTCCGGCCTCCTCAGCCGCTCACACACCCATCAAATTCCGCACTCCAGCTCCCTCTCGCTCAGGTTCCATCTGGATCCCAGCAACCCCACCCTCAGGCGGGTtcgagcaacaacaaccacctACGTCGTATCCAATGTCCGATGATAGCTGGGCTCACCTCCTCCTTGACGATGCAAGTATGATAGTGCCACACCACCTCGATGATGACAACGGCCTGTATGATCCGACGTATGATCCGACTCATCAGACCACGAGCGAAGCTTCGACTGCCTCGACTGCTACGCCATCTATGCTGACGGAGCCAATTGAGTCGACTTCGCAATATCTGGTTCGAATGTCCTGCGAATTTATCGATTCGATCAACAATCGGGACTGGGCCAATGCAGAGCGACTGGCGTGTATCGTCGACCATTCTTGCTTTACTGCGAGATTGACTGAGTTTCCTGAAGTGGATTCCTGGTGGAAGCACCTGGAGACGTGGGTCTCTCTTTTCCTTTTCCCTTCCCGATCGCGTCCAGTGCTCCTGCTGAATCCTCTCTCACCGCATGTACCCTGTGTGACTTCCATGTTTCCGAAGCCGCACAATTCTTTTGTTCTACTCTGACCATTCTCGGCAGCTACAAATTCATCCATTCCCACGCACCAAACGTCTACATCAACATCCTCGGCACGTCATGCGAGCTCGATGAATTCCTCGGCTGCGCGAACGTCTATGTTAATGCCGAGGCTTCCGGTCAGCCGGGCGGAATCGCAACGCAAGGCGTGAGTTTGTTCGAGTGGAAGCGCAATGACTTCACAGGCGAATGGTTGTGTGTCAGACATACGGCATTGAAGGGAATTGAGGGAATCGTCTGAGAACTCAGCGATGAACACCTTCGGGTGATTTGGGCAAGTTGCCAGTGGTGGAGGTCAGGGTACCGTCGATGACGTTTGAGTCCTGTTCGCCTCAGTGTGTTGGCGGAATTGAGTTATCGTTGTGAAAAACGTGGCCGGTTCGATTCTTGAAACTTTTGCGATGAGATCTGAAATTGATCTATCTTTACGCTGTTTCTGACCTC from Cercospora beticola chromosome 1, complete sequence encodes:
- a CDS encoding uncharacterized protein (BUSCO:EOG092653YS), yielding MDYQNRAGSKFGGGGVASQSAVNADRRERLRKLALETIDLDKDPYFFKNHVGSFECRLCLTVHQNDGSYLAHTQGRKHQTNLARRAAKDAQMGKKTEEGYTGANAVQVKRNIVKIGRPGYSVTKTRDPITRQEGLLFSLQYPEIAQGVEPKVRFMSAYEQKVEDPPDKAFQYLLVAAEPYETCGFKIQARDIDRREEKYWTWWDADSKQYWVQINFKTEREERFSGVPGLAPGKR